Proteins encoded in a region of the Sugiyamaella lignohabitans strain CBS 10342 chromosome B, complete sequence genome:
- the GSH1 gene encoding glutamate--cysteine ligase (Gamma glutamylcysteine synthetase; catalyzes the first step in glutathione (GSH) biosynthesis; expression induced by oxidants, cadmium, and mercury; protein abundance increases in response to DNA replication stress; GO_component: GO:0005737 - cytoplasm [Evidence IBA]; GO_component: GO:0005622 - intracellular [Evidence IDA] [PMID 2184310]; GO_function: GO:0005524 - ATP binding [Evidence IEA]; GO_function: GO:0004357 - glutamate-cysteine ligase activity [Evidence IEA,IEA]; GO_function: GO:0004357 - glutamate-cysteine ligase activity [Evidence IDA] [PMID 1687097]; GO_function: GO:0004357 - glutamate-cysteine ligase activity [Evidence IMP] [PMID 2184310]; GO_function: GO:0016874 - ligase activity [Evidence IEA]; GO_function: GO:0000166 - nucleotide binding [Evidence IEA]; GO_process: GO:0006750 - glutathione biosynthetic process [Evidence IEA,IEA,IEA]; GO_process: GO:0006750 - glutathione biosynthetic process [Evidence IDA] [PMID 1687097]; GO_process: GO:0006750 - glutathione biosynthetic process [Evidence IMP] [PMID 8768524]; GO_process: GO:0046686 - response to cadmium ion [Evidence IDA] [PMID 10921921]; GO_process: GO:0042542 - response to hydrogen peroxide [Evidence IMP] [PMID 7615092]): protein MGLLSLGTPLEWNEVSQYTDHVREHGIEQLIHIHNANKDKKNDSLLWGDEVEYMVVELDPESKEAKLSLRQAQILDDLAQAEKKGDLTAHNVVFHPEYGRYMLEATPAKPFTGDFKDLLLVEANMATRRTIAKEHMNSNEFPLTLTSYPRLGVGQFTSPAAEPNGKASRSFFLPDEIINPHVRFPTLTANIRTRRGSKVAINVPIYKDEKTPSPFVDDSIPWDRDLYPEDANAREGAALPDHIYMDSMGFGMGCSCLQITFQATDIDEGRDLYDQLAPLAPILLALTAAAPAYRGYLSDQDARWNVIAGSVDDRTPVERGLVPADDINEESEDSEVAQKAENNENSEKNEKTNGKAQFCSSQSNRTKTTSTTKYPSVKANSDRVIPKSRYDSIDSYISGHLKGSASHFNDTKLVINKKVKKRLTEAGFDEQLSNHFAHLFIRDPIVIFKELLDIDDTKESDHFENIQSTNWQTMRFKPPPPSEGPNQNVGWRVEFRPMEVQITDFENAAFSVFIVLVTRVILSYKLNFYIPISKVDENMKVAHYRDAVNKNKFWFRTDIESPTSQPDTETEPSPGIYELLSINEIINGKADKSFIGLVPLIRRYLNYINIDLDTLCQLDRYLSLISRRASGELWTAATWMRHFITSHPKYNKDSKISSDINYDLMQKVYDITQGKGWDDGLTKHFLGGFSSSVP from the coding sequence ATGGGCCTGTTGTCTCTGGGAACCCCGCTCGAGTGGAACGAGGTCAGTCAGTATACGGACCATGTGCGAGAGCACGGCATTGAGCAGCTGATCCATATTCACAATGCCAATAAAGATAAGAAGAACGACAGTCTGTTATGGGGAGATGAGGTCGAGTATATGGTAGTGGAGCTGGATCCCGAGTCCAAGGAAGCCAAACTCAGTTTGCGTCAGGCCCAGATTCTCGATGATCTGGCTCAGGCTGAGAAGAAGGGCGATTTGACCGCTCATAATGTGGTGTTTCATCCCGAGTATGGACGGTATATGTTGGAAGCGACTCCTGCTAAACCGTTTACTGGAGATTTCAAGGACTTGCTTCTTGTGGAAGCTAATATGGCTACAAGAAGAACGATTGCAAAAGAACATATGAACAGTAACGAGTTTCCTTTGACTCTGACTTCATACCCAAGATTGGGGGTGGGTCAGTTCACCagtcctgctgctgaacCAAATGGTAAAGCATCGAGATCGTTTTTCTTGCCAGATGAGATTATTAATCCTCATGTCCGATTTCCTACATTGACTGCTAACATTCGTACTCGAAGAGGATCGAAAGTGGCTATTAATGTTCCTATATACAAGGATGAGAAAACCCCGTCGCCGTTTGTCGACGATAGTATTCCTTGGGATCGTGATCTGTATCCTGAGGATGCAAACGCACGAGAAGGTGCGGCTCTTCCTgatcatatttatatggaTTCTATGGGATTCGGTATGGGCTGTAGTTGTCTACAAATAACGTTCCAAGCCACTGATATCGACGAGGGCCGTGATTTGTACGATCAGCTGGCTCCTCTTGCACCGATTCTTTTGGCACTTACAGCCGCCGCTCCTGCTTATCGAGGATATTTGTCGGACCAAGACGCTCGTTGGAACGTCATAGCCGGTTCAGTGGACGACCGAACTCCTGTTGAGAGGGGACTTGTCCCAGCCGACGATATTAACGAGGAGAGTGAGGACAGTGAAGTGGCTCAAAAGGCTGAAAATAATGAGAACAGTGAGAAGAATGAAAAGACAAATGGCAAAGCACAGTTCTGCAGCTCACAATcaaacagaacaaaaacgaCTTCGACGACTAAGTACCCCTCTGTGAAAGCCAATTCCGACAGGGTGATTCCCAAGTCGAGATACGATTCGATTGATTCGTATATTTCAGGACATTTAAAGGGCAGTGCCAGTCATTTTAACGACACCAAACTCgtaatcaacaaaaaagtcaagaaacGACTGACGGAAGCCGGGTTTGACGAGCAGCTGTCGAACCATTTCGCACATCTGTTTATTAGAGACCCTATAGTGATCTTTAAAGAGCTGCTGGATATCGACGACACAAAAGAAAGTGATCATTTCGAAAACATCCAGTCGACCAACTGGCAAACCATGCGATTcaaaccacctccaccgTCTGAAGGACCCAACCAAAATGTCGGTTGGAGAGTCGAGTTCCGGCCCATGGAGGTGCAAATCACCGATTTTGAAAACGCTGCATTTTCTGTCTTCATTGTCCTGGTGACACGAGTCATTCTGTCGTATAAACTGAACTTCTACATTCCCATTTCCAAGGTCGACGAGAACATGAAAGTAGCTCATTACCGCGACGCTGTGAATAAGAACAAATTCTGGTTCCGCACCGACATTGAGTCGCCCACTTCACAGCCCGACACTGAAACTGAGCCTTCACCTGGCATTTATGAACTGCTATCTATCAACGAAATCATCAACGGCAAGGCCGACAAATCGTTTATCGGGCTCGTACCTCTGATCCGACGGTACCTGAACTacatcaacatcgaccTCGACACCCTGTGCCAACTGGACCGATACCTGAGCCTGATCTCGCGCCGAGCCAGCGGCGAGCTGTGGACCGCTGCCACCTGGATGCGCCACTTCATCACGAGCCATCCCAAATACAACAAAGACTCGAAAATCTCCAGCGACATCAACTACGACCTCATGCAAAAGGTCTACGACATCACCCAAGGCAAAGGCTGGGACGACGGCCTCACCAAACATTTTCTCGGCGGCTTCTCCTCCTCTGTACCATAA